A single genomic interval of uncultured Desulfobacter sp. harbors:
- the glyA gene encoding serine hydroxymethyltransferase: MENIQFIKSCDPEIASVIDSEYSRQEYGLNLIASENTVSRAVMQAQGSIMTNKYAEGYPGKRYYGGCQFMDQAENLAIERVKKLFGVEFANVQPHSGSQANMAAYLSVLSPGDGILAMDLSHGGHLTHGAAVSFSGRLFNFSHYGLNPQTETIDLNQVEDLARANKPKMIVAGASAYPRTIDFKGFSEIAKACGALFLVDMAHIAGLVAAGVHPTPVGYADIITSTTHKTLRGPRGGLILSNAELGKKINSQIFPGIQGGPLMHVITAKAVAFKEALLPGFTEYQKQVVKNAAVLAKVLMERGYKLVSNGTDNHMVLVDFSGRDITGKDAEERLGRANITVNKNTVPNEKRSPFVTSGVRIGVPLVTSRGMNEDAVGTIAGFICDVLDDEANVPDVAGKVKELCTRYPLYGDTAF; encoded by the coding sequence ATGGAAAATATACAATTTATCAAATCTTGTGACCCTGAGATTGCCTCCGTTATTGATAGTGAATATAGTCGGCAGGAATACGGGCTGAATCTCATCGCTTCGGAAAATACAGTGAGCCGGGCAGTCATGCAAGCCCAGGGCTCCATTATGACCAATAAATATGCTGAAGGGTATCCGGGAAAACGTTATTATGGCGGGTGCCAGTTCATGGACCAGGCGGAAAACCTGGCCATTGAACGGGTAAAAAAGCTGTTTGGTGTGGAATTTGCCAACGTTCAACCCCATTCCGGATCCCAGGCGAATATGGCGGCTTATTTATCCGTGCTTTCCCCCGGGGATGGGATACTGGCCATGGATCTCTCCCATGGTGGGCATTTAACCCACGGCGCAGCGGTAAGTTTTTCCGGTCGATTGTTCAATTTTTCCCATTATGGTCTAAATCCGCAAACCGAGACCATTGATTTGAATCAGGTGGAAGACCTGGCCCGGGCAAATAAGCCTAAAATGATTGTGGCAGGGGCTTCGGCCTATCCTAGAACTATTGATTTTAAGGGCTTTTCCGAAATTGCCAAGGCTTGTGGCGCGCTTTTTTTGGTGGATATGGCTCATATTGCAGGGCTTGTCGCTGCAGGAGTACACCCCACACCTGTGGGATACGCAGATATCATTACCTCCACCACCCATAAAACCCTTCGTGGTCCCAGAGGTGGACTGATCCTCTCCAACGCCGAACTGGGCAAAAAAATTAATTCCCAAATTTTTCCCGGTATCCAGGGCGGGCCTTTGATGCATGTTATTACGGCTAAGGCCGTGGCCTTTAAAGAGGCCTTGTTGCCTGGGTTCACCGAATATCAGAAACAAGTGGTTAAAAATGCCGCTGTGCTGGCAAAGGTCCTCATGGAAAGGGGTTACAAGCTGGTATCCAATGGTACTGACAATCACATGGTCCTGGTGGATTTTTCCGGACGGGACATCACCGGAAAAGACGCGGAAGAACGCTTGGGAAGGGCGAATATTACGGTGAATAAAAATACCGTACCCAATGAAAAACGAAGCCCCTTTGTTACCTCGGGTGTGCGTATCGGTGTGCCGTTGGTCACTTCCCGGGGTATGAATGAAGATGCCGTGGGCACTATAGCCGGATTTATTTGCGATGTGCTGGATGACGAGGCCAATGTACCGGACGTGGCCGGCAAAGTTAAAGAATTATGCACCCGGTATCCTTTATACGGGGATACGGCTTTTTGA
- a CDS encoding cytidine/deoxycytidylate deaminase family protein, whose translation MNPVSPDFANKGDGRPSWDEYFMAITNLVASRSTCLRRKVGAVLVKDKRILCSGYNGAPSQVPHCGETGCLREQLNVPSGEKHELCRGVHAEQNVIIQAAYHGISVAGATLYCTTRPCSICAKMIINAGIKKVYFKTGYDDPLSLEMFAQAGVELIRL comes from the coding sequence ATGAACCCTGTTTCCCCGGATTTTGCAAACAAGGGTGACGGTCGTCCCTCCTGGGATGAGTATTTTATGGCCATCACAAACCTTGTGGCTTCCAGGTCCACCTGTCTCCGGCGAAAAGTGGGCGCAGTGCTGGTCAAGGATAAACGCATTTTATGCTCGGGATATAACGGCGCGCCGTCCCAAGTTCCCCATTGTGGAGAGACCGGTTGCCTGCGGGAACAGCTCAACGTGCCTTCCGGAGAAAAACACGAGCTTTGCCGGGGCGTCCATGCTGAACAGAATGTGATCATCCAGGCCGCCTACCACGGGATATCTGTTGCCGGTGCCACTCTGTACTGCACCACCCGGCCCTGTTCTATCTGCGCCAAGATGATTATCAACGCGGGGATTAAAAAAGTGTACTTCAAGACGGGATACGATGACCCCCTTTCCCTGGAGATGTTTGCCCAGGCCGGGGTGGAACTGATCCGGCTTTGA
- the nrdR gene encoding transcriptional regulator NrdR yields MKCPYCGNPNTRVVDSRPGKIEFEVRRRRECQACGWRFTTYERVEQVPVMIVKKDGRREEFDREKVMRGIQKACEKRAISVNQIEQIVDEIERDLRESRDREVSAKVVGEKIMNALKNLDDVAYVRFASVYREFKDVTDFIQELESLIHKEHGSEDAESGVEDPVKTDE; encoded by the coding sequence ATGAAGTGCCCCTATTGTGGAAATCCAAACACCAGAGTGGTGGATTCACGGCCGGGCAAAATTGAGTTCGAGGTCCGGCGCAGAAGAGAGTGCCAGGCGTGCGGCTGGCGCTTCACTACCTATGAACGTGTGGAACAGGTCCCTGTCATGATCGTTAAAAAAGACGGTCGCCGGGAAGAGTTTGACAGGGAAAAAGTGATGCGGGGCATTCAAAAAGCCTGTGAAAAAAGGGCCATCAGCGTTAACCAGATCGAACAGATCGTGGATGAGATAGAGCGGGACCTGCGGGAAAGCCGGGACCGGGAAGTGTCTGCCAAAGTGGTGGGCGAAAAAATTATGAATGCCCTCAAGAATCTGGATGATGTGGCCTATGTCCGGTTCGCTTCCGTGTACCGGGAGTTTAAGGATGTGACGGATTTTATCCAGGAACTTGAAAGTCTGATTCATAAGGAGCACGGGTCCGAAGATGCCGAGTCGGGCGTGGAAGACCCTGTTAAGACAGATGAATGA